A stretch of Phoenix dactylifera cultivar Barhee BC4 chromosome 16, palm_55x_up_171113_PBpolish2nd_filt_p, whole genome shotgun sequence DNA encodes these proteins:
- the LOC103717916 gene encoding beta-1,4-mannosyl-glycoprotein 4-beta-N-acetylglucosaminyltransferase, which translates to MARRLLKAVVPKRKLPSVAVLILLLLLFPACVVALFFHGHKISYFLRPIWDTPPRPFIRIPHYYAENVSMEQLCHLHGWTPRLHPRRVFDAIIFSNEVDLLEIRYHELFPYVHKFVILESNTTFTGIRKPLYFLENLQRFEFASSKIVHDALLGDSSRRWHKDPFRFESRQRKALDALLRRSGISPGDVVIMADTDEIASPQTVQLLQWCDGIPPLMHLELREYVYSFEFPVGCGSWRATAHVYRQGTGYRHSRQTDLILADAGWHCSFCFRRIEDFVFKMTAYSHADRVRWASFLDHSRIQRIICGGEDLFDMLPEEYTFRELFQRLGPIPKSASAVNLPSYLIENAERFRFLLPGGCLRSE; encoded by the coding sequence ATGGCCAGAAGGCTCCTCAAAGCTGTGGTGCCCAAGAGAAAACTCCCCTCTGTAGCTGtactcatcctcctcctcctcctcttccctgcATGCGTCGTCGCACTCTTCTTCCATGGCCATAAGATCTCCTACTTCCTCCGGCCCATTTGGGACACTCCGCCACGCCCCTTCATCCGCATTCCCCACTATTATGCCGAGAATGTGTCCATGGAACAACTCTGCCACCTCCATGGCTGGACTCCTCGCCTCCATCCACGCCGTGTGTTCGACGCCATTATCTTCAGCAATGAGGTCGACCTGCTTGAAATCCGGTACCATGAACTATTTCCTTATGTGCATAAGTTTGTGATCCTTGAATCGAACACCACCTTCACTGGCATTCGCAAGCCACTCTACTTCCTCGAGAACCTCCAGCGGTTCGAATTCGCAAGCTCAAAGATCGTCCATGATGCATTGCTAGGCGACAGCAGTCGCAGGTGGCACAAAGATCCCTTCCGGTTTGAGTCTAGGCAGCGAAAAGCACTCGACGCTCTTCTCCGCAGGTCAGGGATCAGCCCAGGGGATGTCGTGATCATGGCGGACACAGATGAGATAGCGAGCCCCCAGACAGTGCAGCTGCTGCAGTGGTGTGATGGTATACCACCATTGATGCACCTGGAGCTCAGAGAGTACGTGTACTCCTTCGAGTTCCCGGTGGGCTGCGGTAGCTGGCGAGCCACAGCCCATGTTTACAGGCAGGGGACAGGATACCGGCACTCCCGGCAGACAGACCTGATCTTGGCTGATGCTGGGTGGCATTGTAGCTTTTGCTTCAGAAGGATCGAAGACTTTGTGTTCAAGATGACGGCATACAGCCATGCAGATCGAGTGAGGTGGGCGAGCTTTCTGGATCATTCAAGGATTCAGAGGATCATTTGTGGTGGAGAAGATCTGTTCGACATGTTGCCTGAGGAGTATACCTTCAGGGAGCTGTTTCAGAGGTTGGGCCCTATCCCAAAATCAGCTTCAGCTGTTAATCTTCCTTCTTACTTGATAGAGAATGCCGAAAGGTTCAGGTTCTTGCTGCCTGGAGGATGCTTAAGGTCAGAATAA